In Vicinamibacteria bacterium, the genomic window GAGCGCCGCGCCAGGTCCATGACCATCTCGTCGACGAGCTCCACGGCCGACGGCTCGAGAGACAGAACCTCACAGCCGGTCTCGAGGGCGGGAAGAAGCCCATGGAAGTGCAGGACGGCGAGTCCCGATGCCGGAGGAAGCGGAGCGAGAGCGATCTTGGCCTCGACCACCGAAGCGAAGGTTCCCTCGGAACCCACGACGAGCTTGGCGAGGTTGATCTCGCCGGGATCGAAGAGCTCGTCGAGGTTATAGCCGGAGACACGCCTCGGGATCTTCGGGTAGCGGGCCTCGATCTCCGCCCGATGGGCCTCCGCGATACCGAGCGTCGTGCGATAGATGGCCGCCTCGAGCCCATCGCCTCGGATCTTGGAGTCGAGATCGCTGCGGCAAACCGCACCAAAGGTCGCCGTCGACCCGTCGGCGAGAACGGCTTTGACCTCGAGTACGTTGTCGACCGTCTTCCCGTAGATGAGCGAGCGCGCCCCGGCGGAGTTGTTTCCGATCATGCCCCCGATGTTCGCCCGGTTGCTGGTGGCGGTCTCGGGCCCGAAGCGCAGGCCGTAGGGCTTCAGGTGCGCGCCGAGCACGTCGTGCACGATGCCCGGCTGGACCCGCGCCCACGATTCCTCACGCGAGACCTCCACCACATCGTGCATGGATTTCGAGAAGTCGATGATGATGGCTTCGCCCACCGCCTGTCCCGCGAGGGACGTCCCCCCGCCTCGCGGCAGAACCGGGATGCCTTCACGCGAGGCGAACCGAATCACCTCCGCGACATCGCCGGCGTGTTTCGGAATGACGACGCCGATGGGCTCGATCTGATAGATGCTGGCGTCGGTCGAATAGAGGATCCGTGAATAGCGATCGAATCGAACTTCGCCTTCGACCCGCTCACGCAGCTCGTGGGCGATGTCCATATGTCGGTGATTCTACCATCGCGTAACGCTCGGACCTTCCGGGGCATCCGGCTCGATTCGAGCGTCGGCGTCGAGGACTTCCCCTCCTCTCGGTGACGAGCTCACCCCGCTTTGGCTTCTACTTCTTCCGCTCTACCACCCACTCGCAATGGGAGTCGCCAAGGAGCATGTTCTTGGTGAGTTTGAACGTAAAATTGGGGTTCAAACTTGCGGCAGCTCCTTCACCCCATTTTTGATGCCCTACTCCGCAGGTGTTGAAGTCGATGCCCTGCTCCTTCCACCTCTTGTGCCAAGGACACTGAGTCGTCTTTCCCACACATCGGTCTTTGGTCGCTTCGACGACTTCGAACTCGAACTCCGGTCCCATTGACGCTTTAGCAAGCAGATGCATCACCTCTTCGACATCGCCAGCGGTTTCTGTGGCCAAACCGAAGGTTTCCGCAAATTCTTTCGCTCCCTTCCCTGCTTCGTACCAGAGCGACCCATTGAACTCCTCGAATTTTTTCTGTCCCACCGCCTGCTTCATGGCGTTGGAAATCGCGATGTAAGCGCCGGTCAATCCCTTCCCTGCAATCTCCCACCTTGTTTTCTCAGGAATCGTTGCGATCTTGTCGGCCATTCGGACCCCTCCTTTTCTCTCGAGCCTTCCACTTTGAAAGACGGGCGAGTGTATAGCATCTTTGAGCGACAGGCGAGTGTAGGTCATCGAATAAAGGACCCGTGAATAGCGATCGAATCGAACTCGAGCCGCGAGCCGCCTGATTGCACCCGGAACTTCCGACCGGATACGATTCCCGCGGGCCAATTTGATGGTCGGCCAGACTCTCGCCCACTACAAGATCCGGGAGAAGATCGGCTCGGGTGGAATGGGCGAGGTTTATCGCGCCGAGGATACGAAGCTCGACCGCGAGGTAGCTCTGAAGGTCCTGCCGCCAGAGCTGGCCGAGAGCGAAGAACGACGGAGTCGTTTCCAGCGGGAGGCCAAGGCGATCGCGGCGCTCAACCACCCGAACATCGTCCAGATCTATTCCGTCGAAGAAGCGGACGGAATCCACTTCATTACGTTGGAGCTGGTGAAGGGGAAGACGCTAGCCGAGCTGCTTCCGGAACAGGGCTTCCCGCTCCGCGAGCTCTTCGACATCGCCATTCCCCTATCCGATGCGGTGGCGGCCGCGCATCGCCAGGGCATCCTCCATCGCGATCTCAAGCCCCAGAACATCATCGTAAGCGATGAAGGTCGGATCAAAGTCGTGGACTTTGGACTCGCGAAATGGACATCGACTCTTGGCGAAGAGGGCAGCGAGCTTCCAACCGTGGAGAAGACGACGGCGGGCGTGATCATGGGAACGCTTCCCTACATGTCGCCCGAGCAGGCCGAAGCGAAGAGCATCGACGCCCGCAGCGACGTTTTCTCCATGGGTGTGGTCCTGTACGAGATGCTCACCGGACGACGTCCTTTCGGCGGAGATACGCCGGCGCGCGTCCAGGCGTCGATACTCCGGGACGAACCTCCGGCGATCGCGAGGGGGCCGGAGCCGCTGGGGAAGCTCCTGGAGAAATGCCTGGCGAAAGAGCCGAGCCGCCGACCTCAGAGCGCTCTCGAAGTTCGAAACGGGCTCGAGGCAATCCGCGACGATTGGCGCTCGGGGGAGCTCCAGGCACCGATCGGGGCAGGATCCTCGGTGAACAGGTGGTGGTCTGCTCTTGTGTTGACGGCGCTCGTGTTGGTAGTTCTGGGGATCGCCTTCCGTCCTGGTCGCGATGCCGATCAGGTTTTGCGGTTCGTGAATCCGGTCCAGGTCACCTCGGCGATGGGCGTCGAGGACGATCCCACC contains:
- a CDS encoding L-2-amino-thiazoline-4-carboxylic acid hydrolase; this encodes MADKIATIPEKTRWEIAGKGLTGAYIAISNAMKQAVGQKKFEEFNGSLWYEAGKGAKEFAETFGLATETAGDVEEVMHLLAKASMGPEFEFEVVEATKDRCVGKTTQCPWHKRWKEQGIDFNTCGVGHQKWGEGAAASLNPNFTFKLTKNMLLGDSHCEWVVERKK